Sequence from the Sphingosinicella ginsenosidimutans genome:
AGCTCGCCGCGGCCGGCATCGTGCCGTCGATCGACATCCACGCCGCCGCCGCGCGCGTGGCCGCCTGAAAGGAGAGGCGCGATGATCGAGACGATGACGCCTCTCGTCGAGGACCACGCGGCCGGGCTCGAGGAACGCGGCTATTGCATCATCCGCGGCGCACTGCCGCCCGCGACGATCGCCGCCTTGGACCAGGACCTGGCCGAGGATTTCGCGCGAACGCCGTTCTGCGAGGGCGCCTTCTACGGCACAACGACCAAGCGGTTCGGACGGCTCCTGATCCGCTCGCAGCACGCCGCCGCGTTGGTCCGGCACGCGGCAATCCTCGCCACCGTCGAGACGCTGCTCTCGCGCTGGTGCGACAGGATCCAGCTCAACGTCGCCCAGGCGATCGCCGTCCATCCCGGCGCCCCCGCGCAGATGCCGCACCGCGACCAGGACATGTGGCGGGCACCCGCCGGCGAGGCCGAGTATCTGGTCAACGTGATCTGGCCGCTCACCCGCTTCACCGCCGCCAACGGGGCGACGATGGTGTGGCCGGACAGCCATGGCGCGAACGCGCTCATCCCGGAGCCTCGGACCGCGCCGGTCGCGGCCGAGATGGCGCCCGGAGACGCCCTCATGTTTCTCGGCTCGACCCTGCACGGCGCGGGCGCGAACCGCACGGAGGAGGTGCGCCGGGGCATCGTCGTCGGCTATTCGCTGGGCTGGCTCAAGCCCTACGAGAACCAATGGCTCGCCTATCCGCCCGAGGTCGCGCGCAGCTTTCCGCCGGAACTCGCAGCGCTGGTCGGCTACCGCCAGCATCGCCCCAACCTCGGCAACTATGAGGGACAGTGCCCGTCGGTACTGCTCGGAGAGCGCGTGGACCAGCCCCTGGCAGCGATCGACGCGCTGCGGCCTGACCAGGCGGCGATGGTCGATGCCTACCTTGCGAGCCAGGCGACATGAACGCCGCCGGGCCCACCGCCGAGCGCATCTACGAGGCACTCAAGGCCCATATATTGCGCGGTACGTTCCGGCCGGGCGCTCGGCTTGACCCCACCGCCCTGGCCGAAAGCCTCAACAGCAGCGTGACGCCGGTGAGGGCAGGCCTCAACATCCTGGTCGGCGAGGGATTGGTGGAGACCGGGACGGGTGAAGGCTTCCACCTGCCGCTCGTCGACGAGCCGGCGCTGAAGGACCGCTACGGCTGGAATGCCGAGCTGCTGGGGGTCGTGCTCCGCAGCGCCGGCCGGAGGCCTGCCGAGGCGGAGCTCGCCATCGATGCCGGCAACCAGGCCGCGCGCGCCGGCTCGCTGTTCCTCGCCATCGCCCGCTGGTCGCCCAACTTCGAGCACGCGCGCGCGATCGCGCTGCTGAACGACCGGCTCCATGCCGTTCGCGTCGCCGAGGCCGGCGTCCTTGCGGACATCGAAGCGGAACTCGACTCGATAGCCGAGGCGGCCGGGCGCCGCGACCTCGCGCGGCTGCGGCCGATGCTCGCGGCCTATCACCGGCGTCGCATCCGATCGGCGGCGGCGATCCTGCGCCAGCTCTACCGAATGGAAGATGCGCGGCCGGCCGAATAATCGAGGAATCAAATCGGTATTCAATTCGGATCGCCCGGGCCCCCTCCTATCCTGCGCTGTGCTGCAGGTCCGCAGCGAACAGGAGAGTGGCACCATGAACCGCGAAGACGAACTGATCGATCTCGGCGTCGCCAGCGAGGAAACCCTCGGTGGCGAAGGCAAGATGCCGGATCTCGTCCGCGAGATTCCGGAGACGGGTCTGTCCGACGAGTGATCATGACAGGCGCCGGCGCCCGACAGCGCCGGCGTCGTGCCGCACCTCCGCAGCACAAGGAAAGTGATCATGACCCGCGAAGATGATGTGATCGACCTCGGCGTCGCCAGCGAGACGACGCTCGGCGCCGACGGCCAGCTGCCCGATTTCGTCCGCGAGATCCCGCAGACCGGCCTGTCCGACGACTGACGCGCGCGGTGCCGGCGTCCAGAGGGGCGCCGGCACCTCGTTCCACCATGGCCATATACTGGCGCCTCGGCGACGATCTGACCGTCGCGATCTCGGCAGGAAGGGCGGTCTTCCTCGACGTGGCGCGCGACCGCTATGCGATGCTCCCGCGGGCGCAGAACGCAATGTTCATCGACTGGCTCGACGATCCGCATGCGCCAATGCCGCCCGAATGCTGCTCGGCCCTGGAGGGCCGTCTGGACCTCGACCGCGGCAGGCGCCTGGCGCCGCGCCGCGTCTCCCTCGCGATCCCGTGCGAGGTGCCCGGCACGCGGCTGCCGCAGGTGAGCACGGACTGGCGCGATGCGGTCGCCGTCGCGCGCACCGTGATCCGCGCCAAGCGCCTCCTCGGCAAGCAGCCGCTCCGGTCGAACCTCGAGCATCGCGGCCGCGCGCTCCAGTACCGACGCCCATGCCACCCGGTGCGCGACCGGCAGGCGATCTTGTCCAGGGCCGCCATTTACCAGGCCGTGCGGCATCTTGCCCCGGTGCCGCGCGTTTGCCTGCTCGATTCCCTGGCGCTGGTCGACTGGCTGGGAGACGAGCTGGAGGGCGTGCAGCTGGTGTTCGGCGTCACCGCCTATCCGTTCGGCGCGCACTGCTGGGTCCAGACGCGCCAGGAGCTGCTCGGCGACGAGCCCGACACGATCGGGCGCTATGCCCCGATCCTGCATTTCAGCGGATGACCGGCTGGTGCGTCCTTGCCGCGCCGGGCGGCGACCGGCCTGTGGTCGATGCGCTCGCCGCCAAGCTGACGCGAAGCGGCCGGCTGCGCCGCGGCTCCGAAGCCGGCGGCCTGGTCGTGCTCACGTCGGGGCCAGTCCCATGCAGGCCACTTGAGGGTGGACGCGGCATCCTCGTCGGCCATGCCTTCAAAAGCTCGGGCGCGATCGGCGAGGCCCTGAGCTGGCCACCGGACGAGGACGGCGCGGCGTTCGTCCGCCGCCATTGGGGTGCCTATGTCGCGATCCGGCCGTGCGGCGACGGCATGGAGGTCCTGCGCGACCCCTCGGCCATGGCGCCGTGCTACGTCGCGAAGGCGGGACCGGCGTGGCTGGTCACGGATGCACCGCGGCTCCTGCTGGGACAGGGCGTCCTCGGCTTCGCGGTCGACTGGCCGGTCGTGATCGCTTCGCTGGTCAGCCGTGATTGGCGGAGCGAGCGAACCGCGCTCGCCGGGATCGAGGAAGTGCTGCCCGGCACCACGGCGCAGCTCGGGCCCGATGCCGTGGCCCGTCCCCCAGCATGGGACCCGTGGGATTTTGTGGGCCCGGCGCGAGGCCAGGACCTTTCTCCGGAGGCGCTTGCCGACACGATCGACCGCTGCGCCGGGGCATGGAGCCGGGTCTACCGGCGCCCGCTGATCGAGATCTCGGGAGGGCTCGACTCCGCCGTCGTCGCTGCGGCGTTCGTGCGCGAGGCGGAGGATCCGCGCTTGGTCACCTTCGCGGCAGGGCCGGGCGATCCGGCCGAGCTCGGCTATGCCCAGGCAATCGCCGACCATCTCGGACTCACGCTGGAGGTCACTCGCCCCGAGATCGAGGAGGTGGACTTCACCCGGTCCCACGCTCGCGACCTTCCACGCCCGAATGCCCGTGCTTTCACGCAGGCGGCCGACGCGCTCAGCCGCGGACACGCGGAGGCGGTCGGCGCGGACGTATTCACCAGCGGCGGCGGCGGTGACGACCTGTTCGGCTACCGGCAGTCCGTCATGCCGGCCATCGATCGCCTGGTCTCGGAAGGGCCCGGGCGGGGAGTCGTCCGGACGCTCGACGAAATCGCGCGCATCAGCCACGCCACCTTCTGGGAGGCCGCGGGCCGGTTCGTGCGCCGGCTTGCCGTGCGACAGCCGTCGCCAGCCCCTAAAGCCGACACGCGGCTGCTCGCCGCCGGCGCGATCGACAGGGCGGCAATCCCGCCTAGGGTGGGCAGTCGCCGCGGCCGGCTGCCCGGAAAGGCCGCGCACGTGCGCGCCATTGCCACGCTGCCCAACCACCTTGAGGGCCACGGCCGGGCTGCGTTCGCGCCGGTTCTGTTCCCACTCCTGTCGCAGCCCATCGTCGAGTTCTGCCTTGCCGTGCCGAGCTGGCGCTGGTGCGAAGGTGGCCGGAACCGCTCGCTCGCGCGGCGCGCCTTTGCCGGCCGGCTCCCAGATGCCGTGATCGAACGCCGCTCGAAAGGCGCGTTCGATGGCTTCTGCGCACGCCTGTTCGAGCGCAACCGCGCGTGCGTCGGCGAGATGCTGCTCGAAGGCATGCTCGCGGCGGAAGGCATCGTTGATCGGGCGGCGGTCGAGGCGGCAATCAGGAACCCGGCGCCGCCGGGCGAGTTGGTGATGCGCCTGCTGGCGCTGGTCGATGCGGAGGCGTGGCTGCGGAGCTGGTCGGAGTAGCCCGCGACCGGGCTGCGAGGGCACGCCAGCGGCTATATTGCTCGCGCTTCGCCGGCGCTGGATCCTCGCGTCCGTTGAGCCAGAAGTCGAACCAGTCGATCGCCCGATCGTAGATCGCGAGGCGGTGCGCCGGGTGCCATTTCACATGATACTCGTCGGGAAAGACGTGCATCTCGATGGGTACCCGATTCCGGTCGAGCGTGACATAGGTCTCGATGGCGAAGCGGTATTCGTCGTCGGGAAGCTGGAGCAGGATCGGAACGTCGATCCTGTCGGCGTTGGCGGCCAGCGAATAGCGCCGCCAGAAGCCCTGATCGTCGGCGCCGGGGCCGGGATAGCCCCAGGCGGCGGTGTCGTTGAGATAGCCGAGGCCGGCGGCGAAGTGCACGCTGCTCGGATCGTCACAGCACGAGCTCATCGCCGCTGCGCGGAACCGGGTCGAATTGATGAGTGCGAACTGGACGCTGGCCGCACCGTCGCTGAGGCCCGAGATGCCGATCCGGGCGGGATCGACCACGCCGAGCGCGATGCTCCGGTCGATGCCGGTCTCGATCGCCGACAGCATGCGCCGGCGCTCGGCGAAGCCGGTCATGCCGATCCGGATGAAGCTGGCGAGGTCGCGCGCGCCGGAATCGCTGGCATAGGGCCGAACGCGGTTGAAGCTCAGCACCGCGAAGCCGCGGCTGGCCAGGGCATGGATCGGATATTCGTCGCCGGTCCCGCCGCGCAGGAAGCCGCGGCTCTGGTATTGGACGATCACCAGCGGATGCCTGTCGCCCGGCCGGTGGGAGGGGGGAAGTACCAGGTCGCCGTAGCCGGCAACTCCGTCGGGGTCGGTCCAGCGAAGCCGCTGGACGGTGCCGGTGCGCAGTCGCGCGAACTCGGGATTCGGGTCATAGATCGTGGTCGAGCGGCCCGTGTCCGGGTCGAGGCTGACGATCACCCGCGGGCGGGTCGGCGTCTCGCGCGCGCAGACCAGCCTGCGCCCGAGGAGCTGGCAGCCGATCAGCGCATCGGTCGTAGCGAGGAGCGCCACCGGCGCAGGCTCGGCATCGATGCGCCAGCGATAGAGCGTGGTCGTGCCGCCATTTTCGGGCGTGCCGCCCTGCATGAAGAGCAGCTCGCCGGGATCGCGCCACCACAGCGCCCCGACCGCGTCCGCGCAGGCCTCCATCGTGCAGGTGCGGGTCCGGCCGCTGGCTTCGACTTGGAGCTTGGTCGGCCCCTGTACCAGGCCCGGGTCGGTCGGCGACGTCCATGCGCGCGCACCGTCGGCCGACCGGGCGTAGAGCCGGGCACCGGCGGGCTTTCCGTTGTCCCGCCGGTCGGCCGCATCGCCCCCTTCGATCGTGCGGCCGGTGTCCGGGTCGACGAGCCGCTCAACGGTCGGCAGCGGCAGCCGCGGACGCGGGCGAGCCTCCGACAGCGTCCAGAACCGCCGGTCGTAGAGGAAGCCGCGGCGCCCTTCGCGCTCGATCGCGGCGTTCGCGGCAGCCATCGGCCGGGTGGTGACGACCAGCGCCTTGCCATCCTCGGACCAGCGGACGGCGCGCACGTCCTCGGCGTCATGCGTCACCGGTCCCGCGTAGCTTCCGTCGCGCCGCGCGCGCCAGGCTTGGGTCACGCCCCGGTCGCGCCTGAGATAGACGAGCCAGCGACCGTCGGGCGACCATAGCGGCGTCACCGGCTGCTCGGTGCCCACCGGCAGGTCGGGAACGCCGTGGCTGTCGCCGCGCGCGAGGATGAATTCGCCGCCGACGTCGATCAGCCGCGGCGCCCTGGCGCGGTCGAGCGGCACGACGACGATCCCGATGCAATAGCGATCGGTATCGGGATCGGCCCGGCGCAGAGCGATCGCGAGCTCGGTGCCGTCGGGGGACAGGCTGAACGGCGACGGCCCCGAGAGTGCGGTATCGGATCGCCCGAAATCGCGCAGTTCGACAAGATCGCGCGGGGTGACATCGCGCGCCACCGCAGGCTCCGCCGACACCAGCCGCGCGCGGCAGTCCTCGGCCATGGCGGCCGATGGAACCATCAGCCATGCCGCCGCAAGGCCGAAGCGCAGTGCGACCCTCACCATTTCTTGGTGACGGTGAGCGAGACGACCCGGCCAAGCGGGCTGGCGTTGTCCGGATCGAACCCGACCGAGAAGGGGCCGAGGAAATAGGCCGCCTTGGGCGGATCGCGGTCGAACAGGTTGGTGGCGCTCAGTGCAATGCTGAGATCATGGTCGGTTCCGGCTTTGCCGAAGCGATAGCCGATCTGCAGATCGAACGTCGTCCACGAATGGACCTTCTGCGGCGTGGCGTTGGTGAGGTTGGTGTAGCCGTCGAGATAGTTGCCGAACACGAAAATGTTGAGGCGGTCGTCGGACCAGCCGGCGCGGCCGCGCAGGCGCAGGTCGACGGGGTTGCCGAGCCGGTCGACCACATCGGTCGAAGGCGCGGTGGCGGTGAGCGCCTGGTCGATATGGAAGATGTAGGCGCCGGTCAGGCCGACATCGGCCTTCCCGCCGAGCAGGTCGAAACCGTAGCCGAGATCGAGATCCAGCCCGCTTTGCTTCACGGTCGAGAGATTCTGCAGCCGGGCGTCGATCAGCAGCGAAATCTGGCTGGGCGTCAGGTTGAAGGGGTTCTGGAAGACCGGAGAGGCGAAGTAGCTCTGGATCGTCGCGAGCGAGGGATTGGCATCGATGATGCCGGCATAGGTCGCGCGGTTGACCAGGAAGTTGAGCAGGTTCGCCGCCGGCG
This genomic interval carries:
- a CDS encoding benenodin family lasso peptide, which gives rise to MTREDDVIDLGVASETTLGADGQLPDFVREIPQTGLSDD
- a CDS encoding benenodin family lasso peptide codes for the protein MNREDELIDLGVASEETLGGEGKMPDLVREIPETGLSDE
- a CDS encoding Atxe2 family lasso peptide isopeptidase — its product is MVRVALRFGLAAAWLMVPSAAMAEDCRARLVSAEPAVARDVTPRDLVELRDFGRSDTALSGPSPFSLSPDGTELAIALRRADPDTDRYCIGIVVVPLDRARAPRLIDVGGEFILARGDSHGVPDLPVGTEQPVTPLWSPDGRWLVYLRRDRGVTQAWRARRDGSYAGPVTHDAEDVRAVRWSEDGKALVVTTRPMAAANAAIEREGRRGFLYDRRFWTLSEARPRPRLPLPTVERLVDPDTGRTIEGGDAADRRDNGKPAGARLYARSADGARAWTSPTDPGLVQGPTKLQVEASGRTRTCTMEACADAVGALWWRDPGELLFMQGGTPENGGTTTLYRWRIDAEPAPVALLATTDALIGCQLLGRRLVCARETPTRPRVIVSLDPDTGRSTTIYDPNPEFARLRTGTVQRLRWTDPDGVAGYGDLVLPPSHRPGDRHPLVIVQYQSRGFLRGGTGDEYPIHALASRGFAVLSFNRVRPYASDSGARDLASFIRIGMTGFAERRRMLSAIETGIDRSIALGVVDPARIGISGLSDGAASVQFALINSTRFRAAAMSSCCDDPSSVHFAAGLGYLNDTAAWGYPGPGADDQGFWRRYSLAANADRIDVPILLQLPDDEYRFAIETYVTLDRNRVPIEMHVFPDEYHVKWHPAHRLAIYDRAIDWFDFWLNGREDPAPAKREQYSRWRALAARSRATPTSSAATPPHRPAPAGASPTRPAAPGS
- a CDS encoding asparagine synthase C-terminal domain-containing protein — encoded protein: MVDALAAKLTRSGRLRRGSEAGGLVVLTSGPVPCRPLEGGRGILVGHAFKSSGAIGEALSWPPDEDGAAFVRRHWGAYVAIRPCGDGMEVLRDPSAMAPCYVAKAGPAWLVTDAPRLLLGQGVLGFAVDWPVVIASLVSRDWRSERTALAGIEEVLPGTTAQLGPDAVARPPAWDPWDFVGPARGQDLSPEALADTIDRCAGAWSRVYRRPLIEISGGLDSAVVAAAFVREAEDPRLVTFAAGPGDPAELGYAQAIADHLGLTLEVTRPEIEEVDFTRSHARDLPRPNARAFTQAADALSRGHAEAVGADVFTSGGGGDDLFGYRQSVMPAIDRLVSEGPGRGVVRTLDEIARISHATFWEAAGRFVRRLAVRQPSPAPKADTRLLAAGAIDRAAIPPRVGSRRGRLPGKAAHVRAIATLPNHLEGHGRAAFAPVLFPLLSQPIVEFCLAVPSWRWCEGGRNRSLARRAFAGRLPDAVIERRSKGAFDGFCARLFERNRACVGEMLLEGMLAAEGIVDRAAVEAAIRNPAPPGELVMRLLALVDAEAWLRSWSE
- a CDS encoding GntR family transcriptional regulator, with protein sequence MNAAGPTAERIYEALKAHILRGTFRPGARLDPTALAESLNSSVTPVRAGLNILVGEGLVETGTGEGFHLPLVDEPALKDRYGWNAELLGVVLRSAGRRPAEAELAIDAGNQAARAGSLFLAIARWSPNFEHARAIALLNDRLHAVRVAEAGVLADIEAELDSIAEAAGRRDLARLRPMLAAYHRRRIRSAAAILRQLYRMEDARPAE
- a CDS encoding lasso peptide biosynthesis B2 protein; its protein translation is MAIYWRLGDDLTVAISAGRAVFLDVARDRYAMLPRAQNAMFIDWLDDPHAPMPPECCSALEGRLDLDRGRRLAPRRVSLAIPCEVPGTRLPQVSTDWRDAVAVARTVIRAKRLLGKQPLRSNLEHRGRALQYRRPCHPVRDRQAILSRAAIYQAVRHLAPVPRVCLLDSLALVDWLGDELEGVQLVFGVTAYPFGAHCWVQTRQELLGDEPDTIGRYAPILHFSG
- a CDS encoding phytanoyl-CoA dioxygenase family protein encodes the protein MIETMTPLVEDHAAGLEERGYCIIRGALPPATIAALDQDLAEDFARTPFCEGAFYGTTTKRFGRLLIRSQHAAALVRHAAILATVETLLSRWCDRIQLNVAQAIAVHPGAPAQMPHRDQDMWRAPAGEAEYLVNVIWPLTRFTAANGATMVWPDSHGANALIPEPRTAPVAAEMAPGDALMFLGSTLHGAGANRTEEVRRGIVVGYSLGWLKPYENQWLAYPPEVARSFPPELAALVGYRQHRPNLGNYEGQCPSVLLGERVDQPLAAIDALRPDQAAMVDAYLASQAT